In the Candidatus Methylomirabilis tolerans genome, one interval contains:
- the rpsT gene encoding 30S ribosomal protein S20 — protein sequence MPITKSAQKHMRQSLKRRLRNRAAKSSLKTVIKKVRAGIEEQDRNAAETAFVQAVPLIDRAAAKGFIHKNAAARYKSRLSRQLQALPQPS from the coding sequence ATGCCGATCACCAAGTCAGCACAGAAGCACATGAGGCAAAGCCTGAAACGACGGCTACGTAATCGCGCGGCGAAGAGCAGCTTAAAGACGGTAATCAAGAAGGTACGAGCGGGGATTGAGGAACAAGATCGGAACGCTGCGGAGACGGCATTCGTACAGGCCGTGCCGCTCATTGATCGAGCCGCCGCCAAAGGCTTCATTCATAAGAACGCCGCAGCCCGCTATAAGTCACGACTCTCCCGCCAGCTTCAGGCCCTCCCGCAGCCCTCATAG
- the holA gene encoding DNA polymerase III subunit delta codes for MGRLVKKGHSVAEQVRRGEIAPVYCLYGEEEYRREQVLNQLLDALLTAGERDLNLDQIRPGDGERQSILGSARTLPFLARRRVVLIRGVEELSKEQQEELLAYLNDPSPTSCLVLTGKRLDLRTRLAAALQKKGMLLRFDRMEADTLKEALLATAKEQGTRLQPDAIDLLMALVGDDVRQLMYNVEKVALFVGEREEISAKDVEALVGETRVRSIFQLTDAVSGRDLDVALRCLTSLLESGEEPLAIIGMLARQIRLLVQAKTLQEQSATAGRMTHAFGGLPPRVVAALAKQSASRSWRQLSGALQSLSGADLAIKTGRAAAPVILTGLVWDLCLA; via the coding sequence ATGGGGCGCCTGGTCAAGAAGGGCCATTCCGTTGCCGAACAAGTCCGCAGAGGAGAGATTGCGCCAGTCTATTGTCTCTACGGGGAGGAGGAGTATCGTCGGGAACAGGTACTGAACCAGCTTCTTGACGCATTGCTGACGGCGGGCGAGAGAGACCTGAATCTCGATCAGATTCGACCCGGGGATGGGGAGAGGCAGTCGATCCTGGGGAGCGCTCGGACCCTGCCGTTTCTCGCGCGGCGGCGGGTGGTTCTGATCCGAGGCGTCGAGGAGCTCTCGAAGGAGCAGCAAGAGGAACTGCTTGCCTATCTGAATGATCCCTCTCCCACAAGCTGCCTCGTACTGACGGGGAAACGCCTTGATCTCAGAACCCGATTGGCGGCGGCATTACAGAAGAAAGGGATGCTTCTTCGCTTTGATCGAATGGAGGCGGATACACTGAAGGAGGCGCTCTTGGCGACGGCCAAAGAACAGGGGACGCGGCTGCAGCCGGATGCCATCGACCTGCTCATGGCCCTGGTGGGCGACGATGTTCGCCAATTGATGTATAATGTAGAAAAAGTCGCACTCTTCGTTGGGGAACGTGAGGAAATCAGTGCGAAGGATGTCGAAGCCCTGGTCGGCGAAACCCGAGTACGATCCATCTTTCAACTGACCGATGCCGTATCAGGCAGAGATCTGGATGTTGCCCTTCGTTGCCTGACGAGCCTTTTGGAGAGCGGGGAAGAGCCCCTGGCCATCATCGGGATGCTTGCCCGCCAGATCCGCCTGCTGGTTCAGGCAAAAACGCTGCAAGAGCAGTCGGCCACGGCCGGCAGGATGACCCATGCGTTCGGCGGCCTGCCACCTCGCGTTGTTGCTGCCTTGGCAAAGCAGAGCGCCTCGCGTTCCTGGCGACAACTCTCAGGTGCTCTCCAGTCACTTTCAGGGGCCGACCTCGCCATCAAGACGGGGAGGGCTGCAGCCCCTGTAATTTTGACCGGACTGGTCTGGGACCTCTGCCTGGCGTGA